Genomic segment of Bacteroidota bacterium:
ACTACTCTTTGTGGCTCTCCATCCCACATATCCATTATCTGTTGCGAAGGCTTAACAAGATAATTACCCCCCGAAGGTGAAAATAATTTGATCAAAGAATTTTCCGGGTTAAACTTACTATCAAAAGGCAAAGCCCATATCCATTCTCTTCTGAAACCATCGGCTGTAAAACTGCTTTCAAACATTACCCTCCAGCCATCATTATACACCAGTGATGAAGCATCACCAGCTCTTGAATAGGTAACATAGTGATTAAAACCTCCGGCCCATCCTACTTTGTATTGTGAATAATAATTTTCTCCAGCAACACCTGCGGTGGCTAATTCCATTACCTGTCTATACCATTCAGCCGCTTTTACATAATTGCCTTTCCAAAGATTAAGATCACCCAGCAAACATTTTTTATTAATGTAAAATTTTTCAGTAGGGTATCCGTCAACTGTAATGTTCAGGTTTGTGCCTGTTGGATAAACATCTTTGAATGGAAGACTTTCAGTAAAACTAACAAGGCTGTCCAATAAAACAGAAAATGAAAGCTTTGGAAATAAACTTTCGTTTTTAACATCATCTATGTTTTCAAGCGGATTTGTGACATAAGGCACCTGGCCATAATGAATACCCAACTGGAGATATAAAAAAGAACGTAAAGCGCCGATATCAGAATAACGCTGGTTAAATTCAGTTTCATTTAATTTATTCTCAGCATACATTATCCTGAAATGCTTCAGCACATCATTACAATTAATAATGAGTTCGTAGAAAGGTCTCGGGTTTGCATAAGGATTACCTGCTGTAACACTATGCGTACTGATCTGTCTTAAATTTTCGTCAGCATTGCTAGTATATTGAAGGAGATCGCCACGTAGTTCATTTAATATAACATAGCGATCAGCCAGGTTCATGAACTTACCATAGATACCTATGACAGCAGCATCAGCATCATATACATTTTGATAAGCCTGCGTTACATCCAGCTGATCCTGCGGTTTGATATCAAATATTTTTTTACACCCGCTGATGCCTGTGAACAGCAACGCTGTTACAGTGAGTTTGAGATAAGATATCTTCCGAATATTCATAATTATTTTTTTCATTGTCTGCATTCGTTTTGTTGTTTTATAATCCAACTCTCACACCAATTGTAAATGACCTGTATAAAGGATCCATCCCTGTGTCAATTCCCTGTGAGAAAACACTTGGGTTAGCACTGAACTCGGGATCATATCCCATATATTTTGTAAAAGTGAGCAGGTTGTTTGCTGCTGCATATATATGAGTATACTTTACAAATTTTTCTTTAATAGGTATATTATACAAAACAGATAAAGAACGTATTCTTAAATAAGATCCATCTTCAATCCACCGGCTGCTGAAACTGCTATTGCCCATTGGGTCATTATAAGTAGCTTTTGGCATATCGGTTACCTGGCCTTCGGTTCTCCACCTGTTTATTACACTGTTCAATTGATTGTTTGTACCACTTGCTGATTCCAACCGGTAGCGTACATAATTATATAGATCATTTCCTTTAGTGAAAGTGACCACTGCGTTTAACTCAAATCTTTTATAAGCTACTCTTGTATTAATGCCTCCGAAATAATCAGGATTAGGGTTGCCAATCACCTGCCTGTCATTTTCATCAATTATTTTGTTACCATCTAAATCCTCGAAGTGAATATCCCCGGCTGTGAATGAGCTATAAGAACCATCAATGTTTTTCTTTGTTAAACCGGCCGCTGTTGCTTCAGCAGTAGTGCTGAAAACTCCCATGCTTTTATAACCATAAAAAAGATTAGCATCGCTTCCATTCTTTGTAAGAATAGTTGCACCTGCATACTCTGTAGTAAAGCTGCCGCCCGGTACTGAAAGTACTTCATTTTTGTAGTTGCCAATATTGAGACCAATATCCCATTTAAAATTTGCACTATTAATTACCCGAACATTCACTGATGTTTCCCATCCTGTGTTTTGCATACTGCCATCATTGGTAGCAACATTTTTAAATCCTGAAGGTGCCGCAAGTTCTTCGTACACCAGCATGTTACTTGTTTTTGATTTATACATATCAAAACTGACAGCAACTCTTTCATTCATGAATGCAAGGTCAAAACCAGCATTAAACTTTTTACTTGTTTCCCACTGTAAAGCTGGATTAGGTATTCCATTGCGTACAAGGCCCTGCATGCCCAGTAAGTTCTGTGCCCCATAAGTCTGACGGCTTGTATAGTTTCCGATATCATCGTTGCCTGATAAGCCATACGATAACCTGAATTTCCAGAGATTGATCTTTGAATTAGCCATGAAATTTTCCGATGACATCAACCAGGCAAAAGATGCAGAAGGTAAAACGGCAAAATGTACACCATCCATGGCAACACCATTTTCTGCCTCCTGGCCAAAACGTGATGAACCATCCATCGCCGCATTCAATGAGAAGAAATATTTTTGACTCAAACTGTAATCAACATTAAAATAGGTATTCATCCAGTTCCACTCTCCTATTCCACCACCGACCTGGCGCAATGCAGTTACACCATTCTGCACACTTACCAATTCATCAGTGGCAGAGTTAAAGCCTAATGCATAATCCTGTTCTGCATCATTATCCTGGTATCTTAAACCCAGTCTTGCGGCAAGGTCATGCTTGCGATTATACACTTTACTAAACTCCAGGTAAGAATCACTGAACACACTAAATAATCTTTTTACCTGTGAACCGAGACGGCTGTCAGCAATTGCATTACTTAATGTATCATCAGCTACACCTTTCCTTGGAATAAAAACATTTTCTCTTACTTTATCGTAAATGATCCCAAATAAAGTAGCAGCTTTCAGCGATTTAGTTATTTCATACTGAAATTTGAATGAACCCTGGAAGCGGTAATATTTATTATATGCCTGCATGGTTTCTATCAGGGCAGATGGATTACTTACTCCAAATACATCTGTGTCTTCAAGATTTGGAGAGAAAACACCTTTATCATTTACCTCTCTGTCAGTAAGAAAGGGAGCCTTCGTCAATGCAAGAAAAACGGGTGCTGTTTTATCAGATATACCCTGGTCTTTCAGGTTTTGTTCATTATATGTAAAAGAAAGATTAGCGGCACCTGTAAATCGTTTTGAAAAATTAAAAGCCGCGTTAAACCGGGTGTTGTACCTCGTAAGATCTGTATTCTTAATGATCCCTTCATTTTTCATATAGCCAACACTCAAAGCGTAAGTGGCAATATTATCACCTCCTGTTACTTTCAAATAGAAATTCCTGTTTACCCCACTGTTAAAAATTTTCTTCTGCCAGTCGGTTTGATTGTGATAGCGGTAGTATTCTGCATTCGAAGTATCATCACTCATATAAGGAAGGGCAGCAATATCAGTTGATGACATTCCTTTGCTTTGCAAAATTTCGCCCAGGTAAGTTCTGTAGTTGTACGCATTCATAACAGGCAATGCATCCGGCACTTCATTAACCCCTGTATAAAAAGACGCATCGATCTTTGTTGCCTGCTGGCTGGCTCTTGCTGTGGTGATCAATATTGCACCATTACCACCTTTTACTCCATAAATAGAAGATGCATCTTTCAGCACTGTGATATTATCGATATCCTGCACATTGATCAATGCAAGCGGATTTGTATAATTATTTGCAATAATGCTTTCGCCATAATCATTCATATCATACAACATACCATCTACAACAACCAGGGGCTTATTAGTAGCAAACAAAGAATTGTATCCACGGAGAAAAAGGTTAGCACCCACACCCGGTGTACCCGATCTGCGGATAGAATTTAACCCTGTTATTTGTCCCTGTAGTAAAGCATCAGGTATTTCGTCAGGACGTTTCCATTCACCATTTGCATTATAACTACCGGCCGCTGCTGTTGTTTTGCGTTGTATTATTTTACCAAAAGGCAATGTAAGCGGTTGCTGAAATGAATAATGATCATCATCCAGCAATGATATTGAAATTGTTTTTCTTCCTTTCAGTGGTATATTCCTTGTTTCGTATCCATCACCGCTGATAACAACTTCAGCATTATAAGATGGCACATTGATAGTGAAGTTGCCGCTTTCGTCTGAAATGGTTGCAGAAAATCCATCAACTGTTACACGGATACCTACCAGTCCTTTATTCGAAACAGCATCTTTAATAGTACCTGAAACAGGTAGCTTCTCAACTGCTTTGTCGGTACTCTGCGCTGCAATAACTCCCGAGAGCAGAATGCACAAGCTGGCTAACAATACTATCTTAAATTGAAAATATTTTTTATACAACATGTTTCTTTTTTATTTGAACTGTAAAAAATTAAGGTACAGGTACCAATCTTATATAATCACATACCAATGGATTAGCTGTATTGGTTGTAGAATTCGCTGCCGTTAAATAAATATTGAAACTTGGTCTATAGCCCGGCATTACAAATTCTCCCAGGAAAACTTCAGTGAAACTATTTAAGGGCACAGTCGTATAAGCGAATGTTGCTGAGTTAGGGTCACCGATCCCAAGTTTTTGGGTATGAGTTACTGTTTGAAAATCGTTGACTGCCACCCAATATGCTTTGTAACGGATAGATGGCACATCAGTCAGATTATAACGGATATTGAAAAGTGCAACACCATGATTTAATACTAATACATCACGGAAATTTTTTCCTGAAACACTACTAAATCGGTCCCTGAAATAAGTATTGTTGCGACGGTCATGACTTGTTCCAGTATAATTTTCAGCTTCTATTAATATTGGTTTAAACTTGCTTGAAGGTTGTACATCTATTTTACTCATAATATAAACAATGCCGTTGCTGGTCTTATATGTTTTTACGATCTGCGAAAGGGTAACTGGTACTTTGGTATTAAACTTAGAAAGAATGGTATCTGGTACAGTTGCGGGATCATATACACCCTCTACTGCAAAATCAGCTATCACACTCCAGCTCGTAGCTTTTGTTGTGCTATCAACTGAGCTTGTTGCATAATAAGGACGAAACTTATTTATTTCGGGATCCCATGCATTATCGGTAAGTATAAAAAATGTGTATTGCTTTTTTTCATCACGCAGATCATACACTTTATTCCAATAAAGATTGGTAAACACAGAATCTGTACCCGGCTGATAAATAGGGGCACCTGTGTTTGGATCAACTCCGATCACTACTGCATTGGTTGTATCAAAAACTTTTTGAAAAAGCGAAAGCATATAAGTGCTTTGCTTTACCGGTGCATCGGCTGTGCTCAAAAACTCCCAGCAATTATTAAGATAAGGCAGCACATTGTTTGTGATCTGCAGTATACCATTGGCAGCAATCTTATCAGCTGATGTAATGTTAGCATCGCCAATCTTATTTTGCAGCATATTATTATACTTGCCACCAACCATTGCTATGCGTGTAGTGCTTGTAACAGCAGTGGTACGATAGAGCTGGTATGCTATATGATTACCGATAAGTTTTTTAAGTTTATCCGGATCGGTAAGAACTGAAGGGTCACTCAATGATGTAAAAACTGCATTCACCGGGGCAAAAACGGTATAATTACCCGAGGCAGAAAGCAATTTATCATACCCGGTTTGATTGAGATAGCTTGCAAAAAGACTCAATTCCGGGGTATTGCTTATTTTCTCATACAAGCTGTTTTCAAGATCGCTGTTTGTAATTGCATTATGCTCATCTGTCATTTTTTTACAACTTGATGATGCCAATATCAATACAAAAACAATACTGCCTGCATTTAACCATTTACTTATTCGCATAATTTTTATTATAAAATATTTTCTTGTTGTCCCGGTTTTATAAAAATTGTTTTACAGGTATATTTTAGTACCATCTGGTCTGAACCTGGGTAAAATCTGATTCTCATCTACCGGGATAAAATGTATCATGTCAAGGTTATTATTGTTCTGTGTTCCGGCAATTGGCGTTATTCTTATCGTCTGTTGTTGTGTGGTCGTAAAATCTATAACACCAACTTGTCTTGCTGCCTGCCGGGTGCCGGTACCTGTATTTTCAATATAACGTTTCCAACCAATTGCTTCCAGTTCTGCATCCGTGCCTAAAGGTCGGGCCTCTGTAAAATTCATGGTCCGTTGCATCAGCACCCCGTTTACATAAACCTGGCAGAGCTGATTGGAACTAGCTGATTGTTTTTGCCAGGAATAACAGATCCAGACTTTATATCTTCCTTTAATAACTGGTGGTGTTCTCATCTCCCAATAAGTGGGGCGACTGGGTGATCCCAATGGCAGCATGTTCACGTCGTTATTTACACTAAAGTTCGTAACAGAGCTTGATGTTGAATATTGATATTGTAAAAAATTTGTACTTGCTAAAGGACCCCAACCCCAATAATGATCTTTGATAGGGTTGTCAGCTTCTGTTAATCTCGTAAAATCCCTGGTAGCTCTTTTGTAGAATGCAGGTAATTTTTTTATTTCCTCAAACGATGAAACATCCCAATACACTGCTGTTGGTTTTCTGTATTTAACCATAAAATGTGCTTTGGCATAATGCCATACTCCATTTGATGCTGCGTTATCACTTTTTGGTCTGTCAAGAGTAATTCCAATTTCAAGAATATCATTAAATACGTCCTGGTTAAGTATTACATCCTGGTTGATCAGTTTTACAGTCAATACCTCTTGCGGAAGTAAAGTACTGTGAGTAGGAACTGTTATAATATCCCCAAGGAATTTTATATTCGTTGTGATATGATAAGCTACATACATATTCAGGCTGTCATTCGGCAATGCCGGGTTACCGGTTTGTGAATATTTTGCTTTTAATGCATTGTAACTCGTGATGCCACTATCGGCAAGTGCCTGGTTGCTCTCAGCAAAAACAGTATACCATTTTAAAGAAGGATCAGGATTTACTGTATTCAATCTTGTATAATAGCCGGTTGCCTGCAATGCCTGTACAAAAATGGAGAACTCTGGTTTCTCCTCTAATTGTTTTGCAAGTGTTTTTGTTGCAGGAATTAAAACATTATCGATAACATGTATAACTCCATTACCAACCCTGATGTTTGACTGAGTTACCAGGGCCTGGCGATTGACAGTGTAACTTGAAACACCGCCATTAGTAACAACGGATGTAACAAGATACTGTCCGTACATTGTAATTACCGGGAGTTTACCATCAGTAAATGAGCCTGTATATAATGTATCTTCCAACAGGTGAAGACGTACCATATCTTTCAGTGTATTCAGATCTGCATCATCAACAGATGCTGCGCCGATCTTCTGCAGGTAGGTTCGTACTCCCGAATTGGTAGGTGCAAAGCAGGTATAAGCACCGTATGCATTCAGAAAAGAAGAATTTCCTGTTCTGTCAAGGATTTGCTTGAACAGTGAAAACGAGTCCGGGTACTTATCAAGATAACCGACAATATTCACGTCGTCGGTAGTATTAGTAACCAGTGCTGTTTTTTTACAAGCCGGCATAAACATCATGATTACGATGATGCTTAATAAACCGGCAAATAATAATTTCCTTTTCATGATTTGTTTTTTACTGATTATCGGTAAAATGGATTTTGTACTAGTAAACCGTTTGTTTGTAGTTCAAAAAGATATATTGGAAAATAATGACTATTGTGATCCTGCATTTTTGCCTGGGCCGATTGTTGCAGGTTGGAAGGTACACTCGTAGAAACTGAGTTTAGTAAGAACCCTATCCGGGCATAGTTATTACGTTTTGAAAAACGTAATATATCGTACCAGCGTTTGCCTTCAAAGCAAAATTCTCTTGCACGTTCATTTAAAATAAAATCTTGTATCAGGCTTTTGTCGGACGCAGATGGTGTAAGATCTGTTGCGGTCAAAGCATTGGCTCTTCTACGAATGGTATAGATCAGGTTCAATGCTTCAGCGCCTTGCCCTGCTTCATTTAAAGCTTCTGCTTTCATTAATAAAATATCTGCATAGCGGTAAAAAAACCAGTGAGCATAGCTTTGATCAACCGAACGGAGTGCAGTAGCACTTGCTCCAACATATTTCCATATTGAACTTGTAGCAGCTCTTACAGAAGCTCCATCGGCACGTATATCATAATTCTGATCGTTGGTAATATCGATCGTAAAGACTCTATCCATTATTAACGGATGCATTACCCAATGGCGGCTGCTAAAGGTGGATGAAAATATCGGGAAGTATGGATTTAACTTCTGTACATCAAACTGTAGTTCAAATATTCCTTCGTTTGAATTACCATTATAATAAAGGGTGTTAAACCACTCAGGATTATAATCTACAACAGTTCCATTAAGTGTAGCACCGCGAATCAATCCATAACGCTGAGAATTGATCACTTTATTACATTCTGCTATACACTCTGTGTATTTATCCATCCACAGGTAAACATCAGCAAGAATGGTGTTAACCGTATATTTAGTAATACGTCCTTTATCAGATGCCGCGTCACCGAAAGTTGTAACAGCTTTTGCTTCAGCCGTTTTCAAATCAGTGACGATCTGATCTAATACTACCGCCTGTGTTGATTTTGCTAGGGGCTGAATATTTTCATCAGTCAATGTTGCATCCAGTTTCAATGGTACTTCACCAAAACTTCTTGCCAGATAGAAATACATCAATGCCCGGATGGCATATGCTTCACTCAGGTAATTATCAAGTTTGGCTTGTGTAAATGTATTATCGAGAGTTAGCACTTCCGGAGCTTTTTCGAGAACTGTATTACAGAGGTTGATGATACGATAAAAAGGACGCCAGTTTACATTTACATTCGTTGGTTGGGTATTTACATTTACTATTTCAATATCATCGCTGCTGGTAAATGTAGAAGTTGCAATATTATCAGCACGGCTTTCGCCCCATAAAAATAATTGCTCGGACAGTGAAGGGAGGTAAGTTGTCGTACCGTAGTTACCGGTTGCACTTTCCATCATCGAAGCATAGATGCCGATCACTGAAGCATTCACCTGTTCTTTTGTTTTCCAAAATTCTTCTTTGATGATACCATCCTGCGGTTTCAGTTCCAGCCATTTTTTACAACTGAAAGAAAAAACCGTGAATGTGAGCAGTAAAGAATAAACAAATATTTTTTTCATCTTATTACTTTAATAATTTTAAAAACCAGCAACAATTCCCAATGTTATTATCCTTGAAGGTGGCGTCATAGAATAATCATAAGCTACCCTGAAAGGATCAGCACCACGGGTTGATATTTCAGGATCCTGCCCGGTATATTTTGTAAAAGTGAGCAGATTCTCACCAGTTATATAAGCACTCAATGTTTTCATTTTCAGTTTGCTCAATATTTTTTTATCGAATGTATACCGTGCAGTAATTGTTCTGAAACGGATGAATGATGCATCCTCAACATACCTGTCGCTACCCAACCAGTTATAACCACCGTTTATCAATCCGCGGGGAATATCTGTTACATCTCCATCTTTTCTCCAACGGCGCAATACAGCTGTGCTCTGGTTATCAAAAAAATACATGTTTGATGTACTCATTTTAGTACCATTCACAACATCATAACCTACCCTGTAATTAAAGAAGGTAGAGATCTTAAAATTCTTAAATGTAATTGAAGGTCCAAAACCACCTGATAATTTTGGATTGCTGTTACCGAGATACACAACATCCATATAATTAATGTTACCATCGTGGTTGATATCTTCATACATCGCATCACCTGGCTGGAAAACATAATCCAGGGAAGGATAATTAAAACGCATATAAATAACCTGCCCGTTCGGACCAATGATCGGTTTTCCATCGGGGCCGCTGGCAATAGTAGCCTCTCTATCTGAATACACACCTTTGTATTTGTAACCATAAAACGATCCGAATGGATTATTGATCTGTAACAGGCGGAGATACTCGCCGTTCTTGGTCACATCACCACGGCTATTAGGATACAGATCAGAAATTTCCCGGATGATATTTTCATTGGAAGAAATATTTAAATCAAACCCGATGATATACTTTGTTGTTTTTACAGGTTGTGTCCATATCGCTACTTCCCAACCCTGGTTGTCCATCGTACCCACATTCATAAAAATGGAACTGAACCCGGTATAACCAGCCAATTGCAAACCATCAAAGAATAGATCTTTTGTGCGGTTGCGATATATTTCTGCATCCAAACGGAAACGTCCTTTGTACATACTGATATTACCACCGATATTAACACCATGCAAATCCTGCCATTTCAGGTTCTTCAATTCCATTCTTGATGGAAATACTGCAGATTGGCCGAGGTATGTATAGTTATAGGTACTGTAAGTATTATAAAATAAATAA
This window contains:
- a CDS encoding fasciclin domain-containing protein; the protein is MKRKLLFAGLLSIIVIMMFMPACKKTALVTNTTDDVNIVGYLDKYPDSFSLFKQILDRTGNSSFLNAYGAYTCFAPTNSGVRTYLQKIGAASVDDADLNTLKDMVRLHLLEDTLYTGSFTDGKLPVITMYGQYLVTSVVTNGGVSSYTVNRQALVTQSNIRVGNGVIHVIDNVLIPATKTLAKQLEEKPEFSIFVQALQATGYYTRLNTVNPDPSLKWYTVFAESNQALADSGITSYNALKAKYSQTGNPALPNDSLNMYVAYHITTNIKFLGDIITVPTHSTLLPQEVLTVKLINQDVILNQDVFNDILEIGITLDRPKSDNAASNGVWHYAKAHFMVKYRKPTAVYWDVSSFEEIKKLPAFYKRATRDFTRLTEADNPIKDHYWGWGPLASTNFLQYQYSTSSSVTNFSVNNDVNMLPLGSPSRPTYWEMRTPPVIKGRYKVWICYSWQKQSASSNQLCQVYVNGVLMQRTMNFTEARPLGTDAELEAIGWKRYIENTGTGTRQAARQVGVIDFTTTQQQTIRITPIAGTQNNNNLDMIHFIPVDENQILPRFRPDGTKIYL
- a CDS encoding RagB/SusD family protein yields the protein MNIRKISYLKLTVTALLFTGISGCKKIFDIKPQDQLDVTQAYQNVYDADAAVIGIYGKFMNLADRYVILNELRGDLLQYTSNADENLRQISTHSVTAGNPYANPRPFYELIINCNDVLKHFRIMYAENKLNETEFNQRYSDIGALRSFLYLQLGIHYGQVPYVTNPLENIDDVKNESLFPKLSFSVLLDSLVSFTESLPFKDVYPTGTNLNITVDGYPTEKFYINKKCLLGDLNLWKGNYVKAAEWYRQVMELATAGVAGENYYSQYKVGWAGGFNHYVTYSRAGDASSLVYNDGWRVMFESSFTADGFRREWIWALPFDSKFNPENSLIKLFSPSGGNYLVKPSQQIMDMWDGEPQRVVLGGSIPYDARKLLSVMNIGGQPVAMKFLYNYINYASLVPTIPLQKNGKWFLYRQTTMHLRFAEAANRTGRYRLAWGLLNSGIAGAYPAPGTDVSFSHNTLWEPYPFNFDARNSGGSGVPFFRADWYRNIGIRLRANVQDIVVPASDSLLTIENGLVKEGALENAFEGTRWPDLVRVALRRNDPAFLADKIYSKLLKDGTPNAAAIRTKLMTPANWYLPFNW
- a CDS encoding RagB/SusD family nutrient uptake outer membrane protein, with product MKKIFVYSLLLTFTVFSFSCKKWLELKPQDGIIKEEFWKTKEQVNASVIGIYASMMESATGNYGTTTYLPSLSEQLFLWGESRADNIATSTFTSSDDIEIVNVNTQPTNVNVNWRPFYRIINLCNTVLEKAPEVLTLDNTFTQAKLDNYLSEAYAIRALMYFYLARSFGEVPLKLDATLTDENIQPLAKSTQAVVLDQIVTDLKTAEAKAVTTFGDAASDKGRITKYTVNTILADVYLWMDKYTECIAECNKVINSQRYGLIRGATLNGTVVDYNPEWFNTLYYNGNSNEGIFELQFDVQKLNPYFPIFSSTFSSRHWVMHPLIMDRVFTIDITNDQNYDIRADGASVRAATSSIWKYVGASATALRSVDQSYAHWFFYRYADILLMKAEALNEAGQGAEALNLIYTIRRRANALTATDLTPSASDKSLIQDFILNERAREFCFEGKRWYDILRFSKRNNYARIGFLLNSVSTSVPSNLQQSAQAKMQDHNSHYFPIYLFELQTNGLLVQNPFYR
- a CDS encoding fasciclin domain-containing protein, which codes for MRISKWLNAGSIVFVLILASSSCKKMTDEHNAITNSDLENSLYEKISNTPELSLFASYLNQTGYDKLLSASGNYTVFAPVNAVFTSLSDPSVLTDPDKLKKLIGNHIAYQLYRTTAVTSTTRIAMVGGKYNNMLQNKIGDANITSADKIAANGILQITNNVLPYLNNCWEFLSTADAPVKQSTYMLSLFQKVFDTTNAVVIGVDPNTGAPIYQPGTDSVFTNLYWNKVYDLRDEKKQYTFFILTDNAWDPEINKFRPYYATSSVDSTTKATSWSVIADFAVEGVYDPATVPDTILSKFNTKVPVTLSQIVKTYKTSNGIVYIMSKIDVQPSSKFKPILIEAENYTGTSHDRRNNTYFRDRFSSVSGKNFRDVLVLNHGVALFNIRYNLTDVPSIRYKAYWVAVNDFQTVTHTQKLGIGDPNSATFAYTTVPLNSFTEVFLGEFVMPGYRPSFNIYLTAANSTTNTANPLVCDYIRLVPVP
- a CDS encoding SusC/RagA family TonB-linked outer membrane protein, which translates into the protein MLYKKYFQFKIVLLASLCILLSGVIAAQSTDKAVEKLPVSGTIKDAVSNKGLVGIRVTVDGFSATISDESGNFTINVPSYNAEVVISGDGYETRNIPLKGRKTISISLLDDDHYSFQQPLTLPFGKIIQRKTTAAAGSYNANGEWKRPDEIPDALLQGQITGLNSIRRSGTPGVGANLFLRGYNSLFATNKPLVVVDGMLYDMNDYGESIIANNYTNPLALINVQDIDNITVLKDASSIYGVKGGNGAILITTARASQQATKIDASFYTGVNEVPDALPVMNAYNYRTYLGEILQSKGMSSTDIAALPYMSDDTSNAEYYRYHNQTDWQKKIFNSGVNRNFYLKVTGGDNIATYALSVGYMKNEGIIKNTDLTRYNTRFNAAFNFSKRFTGAANLSFTYNEQNLKDQGISDKTAPVFLALTKAPFLTDREVNDKGVFSPNLEDTDVFGVSNPSALIETMQAYNKYYRFQGSFKFQYEITKSLKAATLFGIIYDKVRENVFIPRKGVADDTLSNAIADSRLGSQVKRLFSVFSDSYLEFSKVYNRKHDLAARLGLRYQDNDAEQDYALGFNSATDELVSVQNGVTALRQVGGGIGEWNWMNTYFNVDYSLSQKYFFSLNAAMDGSSRFGQEAENGVAMDGVHFAVLPSASFAWLMSSENFMANSKINLWKFRLSYGLSGNDDIGNYTSRQTYGAQNLLGMQGLVRNGIPNPALQWETSKKFNAGFDLAFMNERVAVSFDMYKSKTSNMLVYEELAAPSGFKNVATNDGSMQNTGWETSVNVRVINSANFKWDIGLNIGNYKNEVLSVPGGSFTTEYAGATILTKNGSDANLFYGYKSMGVFSTTAEATAAGLTKKNIDGSYSSFTAGDIHFEDLDGNKIIDENDRQVIGNPNPDYFGGINTRVAYKRFELNAVVTFTKGNDLYNYVRYRLESASGTNNQLNSVINRWRTEGQVTDMPKATYNDPMGNSSFSSRWIEDGSYLRIRSLSVLYNIPIKEKFVKYTHIYAAANNLLTFTKYMGYDPEFSANPSVFSQGIDTGMDPLYRSFTIGVRVGL